A window from Urocitellus parryii isolate mUroPar1 chromosome 1, mUroPar1.hap1, whole genome shotgun sequence encodes these proteins:
- the Hmgcs1 gene encoding hydroxymethylglutaryl-CoA synthase, cytoplasmic, producing the protein MPGSLPLNAEACWPKDVGIVALEIYFPSQYVDQAELEKYDGVDAGKYTIGLGQARMGFCTDREDINSLCLTVVQNLMERNNLSYDCIGRLEVGTETIIDKSKSVKTNLMQLFEESGNTDIEGIDTTNACYGGTAAVFNAVNWIESSSWDGRYALVVAGDIAIYATGNARPTGGVGAVALLIGPNAPLIFDRGLRGTHMQHAYDFYKPDMVSEYPIVNGKLSIQCYLSALDRCYSVYRKKIHAQWQKEGNDKDFTLNDFGFMIFHSPYCKLVQKSLARMMLNDFLNDQNRDKNTIYSGLEAFGDVKLEDTYFDRDVEKAFMKASSELFNQKTKASLLVSNQNGNMYTSSVYGSLASVLAQYSPQQLAGKRIGVFSYGSGLAATLYSLKVTQDATPGSALDKITASLCDLKSRLDSRTCVAPDVFAENMKLREDTHHLANYIPQCSIDSLFEGTWYLVRVDEKYRRTYARRPSPNDDTLGEGVGLVHSNTATEHIPSPAKKVPRLPASAAEPEVAVISNGEH; encoded by the exons ATGCCTGGGTCACTTCCTTTGAATGCAGAAGCTTGTTGGCCAAAAGATGTGGGAATTGTTGCCCTTGAGATCTATTTTCCTTCTCAATATGTTGATCAAGCAGAGTTGGAAAAATATGATGGTGTAGATGCTGGAAAGTATACCATTGGCTTGGGCCAGGCCAGGATGGGCTTCTGCACAGATCGAGAAGATATCAACTCTCTTTGCCTAACTGTGGTTCAGAATCTAATGGAGAGAAATAACCTTTCTTATGATTGCATTGGACGATTAGAAGTTGGAACAGAGACAATCATTGACAAATCAAAGTCAGTGAAGACTAATTTGATGCAGCTATTTGAGGAGTCTGGGAATACAGATATAGAAGGAATAGATACAACTAATGCGTGCTATGGAGGCACAGCTGCTGTCTTCAATGCTGTTAACTGGATTGAGTCCAGCTCTTGGGATG GACGGTATGCCCTGGTAGTTGCAGGAGATATTGCTATATATGCCACAGGAAATGCCAGACCTACAGGTGGAGTTGGAGCTGTGGCTTTGCTGATTGGGCCAAATGCTCCTTTAATTTTTGACCGAG GGCTTCGTGGAACACATATGCAACATGCCTATGATTTTTACAAACCTGATATGGTCTCCGAATATCCTATAGTCAATGGAAAACTCTCCATACAATGCTACCTCAGTGCATTAGACCGCTGCTATTCTGTCTACCGCAAAAAGATCCATGCCCAGTGGCAGAAAG AGGGAAATGATAAAGATTTTACCTTAAATGATTTTGGCTTCATGATCTTTCACTCACCATATTGTAAACTGGTTCAGAAATCTCTAGCTCGGATGATGCTGAATGACTTCCTTAATGACCAGAACAGAGATAAAAATACTATCTACAGTGGCCTGGAAGCTTTCGG GGATGTTAAATTAGAAGATACCTACTTTGACAGAGATGTGGAAAAGGCATTTATGAAGGCTAGTTCTGAACTCTTTAATCAGAAAACAAAGGCATCTTTGCTGGtatcaaatcaaaatggaaatatgTATACATCCTCAGTATATGGTTCCCTTGCTTCTGTTCTAGCCCA GTACTCTCCTCAGCAATTGGCAGGGAAGAGGATAGGAGTGTTCTCTTATGGTTCTGGTTTGGCTGCCACTTTGTACTCTCTTAAAGTTACACAAGATGCCACACCAG GGTCTGCTCTTGATAAAATAACAGCAAGTTTATGTGATCTTAAATCAAGGCTTGACTCAAGAACTTGTGTAGCACCAGATGTCTTTGCTGAAAACATGAAGCTCAGAGAGGACACTCATCACTTgg CCAACTATATACCCCAGTGTTCAATAGATTCACTCTTTGAAGGAACATGGTACCTAGTTAGAGTGGATGAAAAGTATAGAAGAACGTACGCTCGTCGCCCCTCTCCAAATGATGACACTTTGGGTGAAGGAGTAGGACTTGTGCATTCAAATACAGCAACTGAG